One part of the Geoanaerobacter pelophilus genome encodes these proteins:
- a CDS encoding sigma-54-dependent transcriptional regulator, with translation MEQSRVLVVDDELSMREFLAILLEREGYLAEQAGSAEEALKLLESGSFELVISDVSMPGLSGLELLERIKQLTPETAVLLITAYTTAEQAVEAMKLGAYDYIAKPFKVEEIKVLVRNALEKRMLQRENRLLRNEVQERFSFSGLIGKSPKMKAVYSLIEKVAASTATVLILGESGTGKELAARAIHYNGPRKEKRFVAVNCGAIPENLIESELFGHRKGAFTGAVVDRAGLFEQAEGGTLFLDEIGEVPLQLQAKLLRVLQEKEFRRIGDDADRKSDVRIIAASNRELEEQVKEGSFREDLYYRLDVVQVRMPSLRERPDDIPLLVEHFYRKFSEKPDIWNSIDNDALKVLITYPFPGNVRELENIVERCVVIGDSSITLDSLPAHVVNFQQSVTKAEKFSIPAEGVNLEAYLDGIEKRYLLQSLEQCGGVKKKAAELLGMTFRSFRYRLVKFGMDDE, from the coding sequence ATGGAACAGTCGCGGGTTCTTGTAGTTGACGATGAGCTGAGCATGCGGGAATTTCTGGCCATTCTGCTTGAAAGGGAAGGATATCTAGCAGAGCAGGCAGGCAGTGCCGAGGAGGCCTTGAAGCTCCTTGAGAGTGGCAGCTTTGAACTGGTGATCTCGGATGTGAGCATGCCGGGACTTTCTGGTTTGGAACTGTTGGAGCGGATCAAACAACTAACCCCGGAAACAGCAGTGCTGCTGATTACTGCCTATACCACAGCCGAACAGGCGGTTGAGGCGATGAAGCTCGGTGCCTACGATTATATTGCCAAGCCGTTCAAGGTTGAAGAGATCAAGGTTCTGGTGCGGAATGCGCTGGAAAAGCGGATGCTGCAGCGTGAGAACCGGCTGCTCCGTAATGAAGTACAGGAGCGGTTCAGTTTCAGCGGTCTGATCGGCAAAAGCCCGAAGATGAAAGCGGTTTATTCGCTGATTGAAAAGGTTGCCGCCAGCACGGCAACAGTCCTGATTCTTGGAGAGAGCGGTACCGGCAAGGAACTGGCGGCCCGCGCCATACATTACAACGGCCCGAGAAAGGAAAAACGCTTCGTGGCGGTCAACTGCGGCGCAATTCCGGAAAACCTGATTGAGTCAGAGCTGTTTGGTCACCGTAAGGGGGCATTTACCGGCGCTGTTGTCGATCGTGCCGGGCTATTTGAACAGGCAGAGGGGGGGACGCTGTTCCTTGATGAAATCGGTGAAGTGCCACTGCAGCTCCAGGCAAAGCTGTTGCGGGTCTTGCAGGAAAAAGAGTTCCGGCGAATCGGTGATGATGCCGACCGGAAATCGGATGTAAGGATCATCGCTGCTTCCAACAGGGAGCTGGAAGAACAGGTCAAGGAGGGGAGTTTCCGGGAAGATTTGTATTACCGGCTTGACGTTGTACAGGTCAGGATGCCTTCTCTAAGGGAACGGCCCGATGATATTCCGCTTTTGGTTGAGCATTTCTATCGCAAGTTTTCGGAAAAGCCGGACATCTGGAACTCAATCGATAATGACGCGCTCAAGGTGCTTATTACTTACCCGTTTCCTGGTAATGTGCGGGAACTGGAGAATATCGTAGAGCGTTGCGTGGTGATAGGTGACAGCTCAATTACTTTGGATTCCCTACCCGCCCATGTCGTAAACTTCCAACAGTCGGTTACTAAAGCTGAGAAATTCAGCATTCCGGCCGAAGGGGTCAATCTTGAGGCATATCTGGACGGGATCGAGAAGCGCTACCTGCTCCAGTCTCTGGAGCAGTGCGGCGGGGTAAAGAAAAAAGCTGCCGAACTACTGGGGATGACTTTCCGCTCTTTCCGGTATCGCTTGGTCAAGTTCGGCATGGATGATGAGTGA
- a CDS encoding type IV pilus twitching motility protein PilT, whose amino-acid sequence MANLHQLLKELVERGGSDLHITTNTPPQIRVDGKLIPLDLPPLNAVDTKQLCYSVLTEAQKHKFEEESELDLSFGVKGLSRFRGNILIQRGAVAGVFRVIPYKILTFEELGLPPVVKELSEKPRGLILVTGPTGSGKSTTLASIIDKINTERHDHIVTIEDPIEYLHPHKGCLVNQREVGADTKSFKNALKYVLRQDPDIVLVGELRDLETIEAALTLAETGHLCFATLHTNSCAQTINRIIDVFPPYQQTQVRTQLSFVLEGVLSQTLIPKAGGRGRILSLEVMVPNPAIRNLIREDKIHQIYSQMQVGQDKFGMQTMNQSLYSLYKRRLITLEDALGRSPEPDELKQMLSAPGGVNQPRRPMQ is encoded by the coding sequence ATGGCAAACCTGCACCAGTTGCTGAAAGAGCTTGTAGAGCGTGGCGGTTCCGACCTTCATATCACAACGAATACGCCACCGCAGATCCGGGTTGATGGGAAGTTGATCCCGCTTGATCTGCCACCGTTGAATGCCGTGGACACCAAGCAGCTCTGCTATAGCGTACTGACCGAGGCGCAGAAACATAAATTCGAAGAAGAGAGCGAACTTGATCTTTCTTTCGGTGTCAAAGGGCTGTCACGGTTTCGCGGCAATATCCTGATCCAGCGGGGAGCTGTAGCCGGTGTTTTCAGGGTAATTCCGTACAAGATACTGACGTTCGAGGAGTTGGGTCTGCCCCCAGTTGTCAAGGAGCTATCAGAGAAGCCGCGCGGGCTCATCTTGGTAACCGGACCGACCGGGAGCGGCAAATCTACCACTCTTGCTTCAATAATCGACAAGATCAACACTGAGCGTCACGATCATATTGTGACTATTGAAGATCCGATAGAATACCTGCATCCGCATAAGGGGTGTCTGGTGAACCAGAGGGAAGTCGGGGCCGATACCAAAAGCTTCAAAAATGCCCTAAAGTATGTGCTCAGGCAGGATCCGGACATAGTTCTCGTTGGTGAGTTGCGGGATCTGGAGACTATCGAGGCTGCACTGACCCTTGCCGAGACAGGGCATCTCTGCTTTGCCACGCTTCATACCAACTCCTGCGCCCAGACCATCAACCGGATTATTGATGTTTTTCCCCCCTATCAGCAGACCCAGGTGCGCACTCAACTCTCCTTTGTTCTTGAAGGGGTGTTGTCACAGACACTTATTCCAAAGGCCGGTGGTCGCGGCAGGATCCTTTCCCTGGAGGTGATGGTGCCGAACCCGGCAATACGGAACCTGATCCGTGAGGACAAGATCCACCAAATATACTCCCAGATGCAGGTAGGACAGGACAAGTTCGGGATGCAGACCATGAATCAATCACTCTATTCTCTTTACAAGCGTAGATTGATCACTCTGGAGGACGCTTTGGGGAGGTCGCCGGAACCTGATGAACTGAAGCAGATGCTTTCTGCTCCAGGCGGCGTTAACCAGCCACGCAGGCCTATGCAGTAG
- a CDS encoding type II secretion system F family protein: MPKFNWEARNKSGQTQKGVMEAENSSNVEAQLKRFGFTGISVKEDGKGFGKDFKIPGLSGAKKVETKDLVVFTRQFATMIDSGLPLVQCLDILSSQQENKTFKDVLLKVKESVESGSTFADSLARHPKVFDQLYVNLVAAGEVGGILDTILNRLAAYIEKAMKLKKQVKGAMVYPATIMSIAVIVVGVILVFVIPTFAKMFADFGGDLPAPTKFVIALSNFFKKYILVMIAAMFGLKYLIGKYYDTPMGRKNIDSWALKAPIAGPLIRKVSVAKFTRTLGTMISSGVPIMDGLEIVAKTAGNKIVEEAIYNVRQSISEGKTIAEPLAECGVFPPMVVQMIAVGEATGAMDTMLNKIADFYDDEVDDAVSALTAMMEPMLMVVLGTTVGGLVVAMYLPIFKLAGAVGG; the protein is encoded by the coding sequence ATGCCCAAGTTTAACTGGGAAGCACGGAACAAATCAGGTCAGACGCAAAAAGGGGTCATGGAGGCTGAAAACTCCAGCAATGTTGAAGCCCAACTAAAGCGTTTCGGTTTTACCGGAATATCTGTAAAAGAAGACGGCAAGGGGTTTGGCAAGGATTTCAAAATCCCGGGGCTGAGTGGCGCAAAAAAGGTCGAGACCAAAGATCTGGTGGTCTTTACCCGCCAGTTTGCGACCATGATCGATTCCGGTCTGCCGCTGGTTCAGTGTCTCGATATCCTTTCATCGCAGCAGGAGAACAAGACGTTCAAGGATGTGCTCCTGAAGGTCAAGGAGAGCGTCGAGAGCGGTTCCACCTTTGCCGACTCTCTGGCAAGGCATCCGAAGGTTTTCGACCAGCTGTATGTAAACCTCGTTGCGGCCGGCGAGGTCGGCGGTATCCTGGACACCATTTTGAATCGGCTTGCCGCTTACATCGAAAAAGCAATGAAACTGAAGAAGCAGGTAAAGGGGGCGATGGTCTATCCGGCTACCATCATGTCTATCGCCGTTATTGTCGTAGGTGTGATTCTCGTATTTGTCATCCCGACTTTCGCCAAGATGTTTGCCGATTTCGGTGGTGACCTTCCGGCTCCAACCAAGTTTGTTATCGCGCTAAGCAATTTTTTCAAGAAGTACATCTTGGTAATGATTGCAGCGATGTTTGGCTTAAAGTACCTTATCGGGAAATATTACGATACCCCGATGGGTCGGAAAAACATAGACAGTTGGGCGCTTAAGGCACCGATCGCCGGCCCTCTGATCAGGAAGGTCTCGGTTGCCAAGTTTACCCGTACCTTGGGCACCATGATCAGCAGCGGCGTGCCGATCATGGATGGCCTGGAGATCGTTGCCAAGACCGCCGGCAACAAGATTGTCGAAGAGGCGATATACAATGTGCGGCAGTCGATCTCCGAAGGGAAGACCATTGCCGAGCCGTTGGCTGAGTGCGGGGTATTTCCGCCGATGGTAGTGCAGATGATTGCCGTAGGTGAGGCCACCGGCGCCATGGATACCATGCTCAACAAAATAGCTGATTTCTATGACGATGAGGTGGACGATGCGGTATCCGCCCTTACTGCCATGATGGAGCCTATGTTGATGGTGGTGCTTGGCACAACAGTCGGCGGGCTGGTGGTAGCAATGTACCTGCCGATATTCAAGCTTGCGGGAGCCGTTGGCGGTTAA
- a CDS encoding two-component system sensor histidine kinase NtrB, giving the protein MSDRRRLTWYAIARMIVVTLFYASTSILYESHPESFDSLSLSGLWKLIGATYIFSFLSLAALSLQEKIRPVLTYTQIIWDLLLVTLLILLTGGISSPYSFLYILAIISSSVLLARRQAFYAASLCAILYGAIIDLQYYGKLLSIGLSPNVAQQYGLPYLLYTVFLNITAFYITALLTGYLSERAKTSESALLEKEIDYLELERLNSLIVKNLTSGLMTVTPQGRVRVFNRFAEELTGISQEKAYDRLLVELIPGFELVLSQQEVVVSGEAQFIDPAGEELIFGYRSIRFFDNKGEFSGIILNFEDLSRIRRMEEELKRADRLAAIGELAARIAHEIRNPLASISGSVQLMAQSSEIPAQDRKLLAIVLRETDRLNALISDFLVYARPVALNLSSVDINELCFELDVLLKPDPRFSKVSMVMSVETGSAVLADRDQLQQVFWNLLVNAAEAMPYGGEITITGTKVHLSGRRSDRKNFVRIDIKDNGTGMAEAATKHLFEPFFTTKPDGTGLGLATVYRIIEAHEGRIFVESAPSRGTIFSILLPAGEIGGE; this is encoded by the coding sequence ATGAGTGATAGGAGGCGTCTCACCTGGTACGCCATTGCCAGGATGATCGTGGTCACGCTGTTTTACGCCTCCACGTCCATTCTCTATGAGAGCCACCCTGAAAGCTTCGACAGCCTCTCTCTTTCAGGGTTGTGGAAGCTGATCGGCGCGACCTATATTTTTTCTTTTCTCTCTTTGGCCGCTCTGAGTCTGCAAGAAAAAATCCGCCCGGTACTTACATACACCCAGATCATCTGGGACCTGCTGCTGGTAACTCTGCTGATTCTCCTGACCGGTGGCATCTCTTCTCCTTATTCTTTTCTTTACATACTGGCCATAATCTCTTCCTCGGTGCTGCTGGCCCGCAGACAGGCATTTTATGCCGCATCACTCTGCGCCATTCTCTATGGCGCAATCATTGACCTGCAATATTACGGCAAGCTGCTATCCATAGGTTTAAGCCCGAATGTTGCTCAACAGTATGGCCTGCCATACCTGCTCTATACCGTCTTTCTCAATATCACTGCATTTTACATTACCGCACTTCTGACCGGTTACCTTTCCGAGCGGGCCAAAACCAGCGAGAGCGCGCTTTTGGAAAAGGAGATCGACTATCTTGAGCTGGAAAGGCTCAACAGCCTGATTGTGAAAAACCTTACCAGCGGCTTGATGACTGTGACCCCGCAGGGGCGGGTAAGGGTTTTTAACCGGTTTGCTGAAGAGCTGACCGGCATATCTCAAGAAAAGGCCTATGACCGGCTCTTGGTGGAGCTTATCCCTGGTTTTGAACTTGTCCTCAGTCAGCAGGAGGTTGTTGTTTCCGGTGAGGCACAGTTTATAGACCCTGCTGGCGAAGAGCTGATCTTCGGCTACCGGTCGATCCGGTTTTTTGACAACAAGGGTGAGTTCAGCGGCATAATTCTCAATTTTGAAGACCTCAGCCGGATCAGGCGGATGGAAGAGGAACTGAAACGGGCCGACCGCCTTGCGGCAATCGGTGAGCTTGCAGCACGAATCGCTCATGAAATACGCAACCCCCTCGCATCGATCAGCGGTTCTGTGCAACTGATGGCTCAATCAAGTGAGATTCCTGCTCAGGACCGGAAATTGCTGGCCATAGTTTTGAGGGAAACCGACCGATTGAATGCCTTGATCAGCGACTTTCTCGTTTACGCCCGGCCGGTAGCGCTCAACCTGTCTTCAGTTGATATTAACGAGCTGTGTTTTGAGCTTGATGTCTTGCTCAAGCCGGATCCACGATTTTCTAAAGTATCAATGGTGATGTCGGTTGAGACTGGCAGCGCAGTACTTGCTGATCGGGATCAGCTCCAGCAGGTGTTTTGGAATCTGTTGGTGAATGCAGCCGAAGCAATGCCTTATGGGGGCGAGATCACGATCACCGGAACCAAGGTGCATCTGAGTGGCAGGAGATCAGATCGGAAGAATTTTGTTCGGATAGACATAAAGGATAATGGAACCGGCATGGCTGAGGCAGCAACCAAACACCTGTTCGAGCCGTTTTTTACGACCAAGCCTGATGGCACTGGTCTTGGGCTGGCAACAGTCTACCGAATAATAGAGGCGCATGAGGGGCGGATCTTTGTTGAAAGTGCGCCTAGCAGAGGGACGATTTTCAGTATTCTGCTTCCGGCAGGAGAAATAGGCGGAGAATAA
- the pilB gene encoding type IV-A pilus assembly ATPase PilB: MQSSRLGDLLVRNNLITREQLSAALEEQKQAGSQVRLGTILIRNSIITEEDLVSFLSKQYGVPSISLSEVEIDPAVIKTVPVDVAQKYQVVPVNRAGGTLIVAMSDPSNIFAVDDIRFMTGFSIEVVVAPESAIKSAIDKYYDQSASLADVMSDIEGLEDLEVVGDEEDVDISSLERATEDAPVVKLVNLILTDAIKKKASDIHIEPYERTFRVRYRIDGVLYEAMKPPMKLKNAITSRIKIMSELDIAERRLPQDGRIKIKLGGGKDMDFRVSVLPTLFGEKIVLRLLDKSNLQLDMTKLGYETDALAHFQAEIHKPFGMVLVTGPTGSGKTVSLYSALSELNKVTENISTAEDPVEFNFAGINQVQMHEDIGLTFAAALRAFLRQDPDIIMIGEIRDFETAEIAVKAALTGHMVLSTLHTNDAPATINRLLNMGIEPFLVASAVNLITAQRLARRVCSECKVVEEVPVKALIAAGVPKEEAEEFVCYHGTGCPKCNGTGFKGRVGFYQVMPMLEEIRELILNGANTAEIKRESMRLGIKTMRQSGLTKLKEGVTSFEEVLRVTVADD, from the coding sequence ATGCAGTCAAGCAGGCTCGGTGATCTCCTTGTTCGCAACAATCTAATCACCAGGGAACAGCTTTCCGCGGCTCTCGAGGAGCAGAAGCAGGCCGGAAGCCAGGTGCGACTCGGCACGATCCTGATCCGCAACAGTATTATCACCGAGGAAGACCTCGTGTCTTTCCTTTCCAAGCAGTATGGCGTTCCTTCAATCAGCCTTTCCGAAGTAGAAATCGATCCCGCAGTGATAAAAACCGTACCGGTCGACGTTGCCCAGAAATACCAGGTAGTACCTGTGAACCGGGCCGGTGGCACCCTTATTGTCGCAATGAGCGACCCATCCAATATCTTCGCGGTTGATGACATCCGCTTCATGACCGGATTCAGCATTGAAGTCGTTGTTGCGCCTGAATCTGCAATCAAGAGCGCGATTGACAAGTATTACGACCAGTCGGCCTCGCTGGCCGATGTCATGAGCGATATCGAGGGGCTTGAAGATCTGGAGGTGGTGGGGGACGAGGAAGATGTTGATATTTCCTCCCTGGAGCGGGCCACTGAGGATGCGCCTGTTGTAAAACTGGTGAACCTGATACTGACCGACGCCATCAAGAAAAAGGCCAGCGATATTCACATTGAACCGTACGAGAGGACCTTTCGCGTCCGATACCGGATTGACGGTGTCCTGTACGAGGCGATGAAGCCGCCGATGAAGCTGAAAAATGCCATAACCTCGCGCATCAAGATCATGTCGGAACTGGATATTGCCGAGCGGCGACTGCCTCAGGACGGCAGGATCAAGATCAAGCTCGGCGGCGGCAAGGATATGGATTTCCGGGTCTCGGTACTGCCGACGCTTTTCGGCGAAAAGATTGTTCTCCGCTTGCTCGACAAATCCAACCTGCAGCTCGACATGACCAAACTTGGCTATGAAACGGATGCGCTTGCCCATTTTCAGGCCGAGATCCACAAGCCGTTCGGCATGGTGCTTGTCACCGGACCGACCGGCAGCGGCAAGACAGTATCGCTCTACTCGGCTTTGTCCGAGCTGAACAAGGTAACGGAAAATATTTCCACTGCCGAAGATCCGGTTGAGTTCAATTTTGCCGGGATCAACCAGGTGCAGATGCATGAGGATATTGGCCTCACCTTTGCTGCGGCGCTGCGCGCCTTTCTGCGCCAGGATCCTGATATCATCATGATTGGTGAGATCCGGGACTTCGAGACTGCCGAAATTGCCGTTAAAGCCGCACTTACCGGCCATATGGTGCTCTCCACTCTGCATACCAACGATGCTCCGGCTACCATCAATCGTCTCCTCAACATGGGGATTGAGCCGTTTCTGGTTGCCTCTGCCGTCAACCTGATCACTGCCCAGCGTCTGGCGCGACGCGTGTGCTCAGAATGCAAGGTGGTTGAGGAGGTTCCGGTCAAGGCGCTTATCGCTGCCGGTGTGCCGAAGGAAGAGGCTGAGGAGTTCGTCTGCTACCACGGCACTGGCTGTCCCAAGTGCAATGGCACCGGATTCAAGGGACGTGTCGGTTTTTACCAAGTGATGCCGATGCTTGAGGAGATCAGGGAATTGATCCTCAACGGCGCCAATACTGCCGAAATCAAGCGCGAGTCGATGAGGCTGGGTATCAAGACCATGAGGCAGTCCGGCCTGACAAAGCTCAAGGAAGGCGTGACATCTTTTGAAGAGGTGCTGCGGGTAACCGTAGCTGACGATTAG